In a single window of the Micromonospora inositola genome:
- a CDS encoding HTTM domain-containing protein: MSGWLTEAVPRGRVAAFRTLVYLFVAADLVVFTPWVRARVDVPGELYHPLLIGRLLPLPTPTPALVGLLFWALLVLALLAATGRAPRLLGWTVFALYFEWMVVAMSYGKVDHDRVGLLVALAALPTAGRARHGDATRTEAGGWALRVTQIAVICTYFLAAWAKFRFGGLDWATGSVLARAIIRRGTELADLVAQVPHLLIVAQFGILAFELLSPVVFVLPERWRLATVGFFYSFHLVTVATITISFAPHLAAMTSFLPLEKVRPVVWARRLLARGGQPAVPDDAAAPPTALTGPEPAVGPATP; the protein is encoded by the coding sequence ATGAGCGGCTGGCTGACCGAGGCCGTCCCCCGCGGCCGGGTGGCCGCCTTCCGCACCCTGGTCTACCTCTTCGTCGCCGCGGACCTGGTCGTCTTCACCCCCTGGGTACGCGCCCGGGTCGACGTGCCCGGCGAGCTGTACCACCCGCTGCTGATCGGCCGGCTGCTCCCGCTGCCCACCCCCACCCCGGCGCTGGTCGGCCTGCTCTTCTGGGCCCTGCTGGTGCTGGCCCTGCTCGCCGCGACCGGACGGGCGCCCCGGCTGCTCGGCTGGACGGTCTTCGCGCTCTACTTCGAGTGGATGGTCGTCGCGATGAGCTACGGCAAGGTCGACCACGACCGGGTCGGGCTGCTCGTCGCGCTGGCCGCGCTGCCCACCGCCGGCCGCGCCCGGCACGGCGACGCCACCCGCACCGAGGCCGGCGGCTGGGCGCTACGGGTCACCCAGATCGCCGTGATCTGCACGTACTTCCTGGCGGCCTGGGCCAAGTTCCGCTTCGGCGGCCTGGACTGGGCGACCGGCTCGGTGCTGGCGCGCGCGATCATCCGACGCGGCACCGAGCTGGCGGACCTGGTCGCCCAGGTGCCGCACCTGCTGATCGTCGCCCAGTTCGGCATCCTCGCCTTCGAGCTGCTCAGCCCGGTGGTGTTCGTGCTGCCCGAACGGTGGCGGCTGGCGACGGTGGGCTTCTTCTACTCGTTCCACCTGGTCACCGTTGCGACGATCACGATCTCGTTCGCCCCGCACCTGGCGGCGATGACCAGCTTCCTGCCGCTGGAGAAGGTCCGCCCGGTGGTGTGGGCGCGTCGCCTCCTCGCCCGCGGGGGCCAGCCGGCCGTCCCGGACGACGCGGCCGCGCCGCCGACTGCCCTGACCGGCCCCGAGCCGGCAGTCGGGCCAGCCACGCCGTAG
- a CDS encoding thiol-disulfide oxidoreductase DCC family protein: METSTFVYDGDCAFCSRCAEFIERRIPTGVRVLPWQFADLAALGLTEAECEEAVQWVGADGSRAAGPDAIARLLGDSAPLWRVAGAGLRFPPVRAAAWPAYRWVARNRHRLPGGTAACSLPQEARERLYGPTGRPTAGS; encoded by the coding sequence ATGGAGACGTCGACCTTCGTCTACGACGGCGACTGCGCCTTCTGCAGCCGCTGCGCCGAGTTCATCGAGCGCCGGATCCCGACCGGCGTCCGCGTGCTGCCCTGGCAGTTCGCGGACCTGGCCGCACTCGGCCTGACGGAGGCCGAGTGCGAAGAGGCGGTGCAGTGGGTCGGCGCCGACGGCTCCCGCGCGGCGGGTCCGGACGCCATCGCCAGGCTGCTCGGCGACAGCGCGCCGCTCTGGCGGGTCGCCGGGGCCGGCCTGCGCTTCCCGCCGGTGCGGGCGGCCGCCTGGCCGGCGTACCGCTGGGTGGCCCGCAACCGGCACCGGCTGCCCGGCGGCACCGCCGCGTGCTCGCTGCCGCAGGAGGCGCGCGAGCGCCTCTACGGCCCGACCGGCCGGCCCACCGCCGGCTCCTGA
- a CDS encoding intein-containing Rv2578c family radical SAM protein → MRWENLSAPPDEGIPDGAAPAAPPLPLALPGAIARTFDTPGFAGMTFYEVRAKSIINRVPGESRVPFEWTINPYRGCSHACRYCMSGDTPILMADGRTKPISELEPGDRIYGTERRGAYRRYVVTTVLDKWSTAKPAYRVTLEDGTTLVASGDHRFLSDRGWKYVTGAMAGAGPRPYLTTNSRLIGTGRFAAAPKDSADYRQGYLCGMVRGDASLGSHPNSYGKVHRFRLALADEEGLGRTERFLSDAGIRTQRFSFAPVSATRRAITAVRTSRQRDIDAIAELIRWPEKPTDDWRLGFLAGIFDAEGSCSRGVFRISNGDDEILDQTAAALDRFGFTWVLDDPGLPNRVRQIRLTGGLPARLRFFHMTDPAITRKRSIEGAALKCQAALRVTSIESLGLELPLWDITTGTGDFIANGVVSHNCFARNTHTYLDLDAGADFDRKVIVKVNAGELVRRELAAPRWRGAHVAMGTNVDCYQRAEGRYRLMPPIIEALRDFANPFSILTKGTLILRDVPLLRQAAEVTRVGLSFSVGFVDEELWRAVEPGTPSPRRRLDAVRQLTDAGFEVGVLMAPILPGLSDDDGSIEATVAAVAAAGAISVTPLALHLRPGAREWYAHWLAGAFPHLVPRYRQLYRAGAYAPQAYQRELTARVRIAARRHGLHRAEVGDNRRPPEPPPPAPAEQLTLL, encoded by the coding sequence ATGCGCTGGGAGAACCTCTCCGCTCCCCCGGACGAGGGGATTCCCGACGGGGCAGCGCCAGCGGCTCCACCCCTGCCGCTGGCGCTCCCCGGCGCGATCGCCCGCACCTTCGACACCCCGGGCTTCGCCGGCATGACCTTCTACGAGGTGCGGGCCAAATCGATCATCAACCGGGTGCCCGGGGAGTCCCGCGTCCCGTTCGAGTGGACGATCAACCCGTACCGGGGCTGCTCGCATGCGTGCCGTTACTGTATGTCTGGTGATACCCCGATCCTGATGGCGGACGGCCGCACGAAGCCGATCAGCGAACTGGAGCCGGGCGACCGGATCTACGGGACCGAGCGCCGGGGTGCCTACCGTCGATACGTCGTTACCACCGTCCTCGACAAGTGGTCCACGGCGAAGCCGGCCTACCGGGTGACCCTCGAGGACGGCACCACCCTGGTGGCGAGCGGCGACCATCGCTTTCTCTCCGATCGGGGCTGGAAGTACGTGACCGGCGCCATGGCCGGTGCTGGGCCGCGCCCCTACCTGACGACCAACAGCCGGCTGATCGGGACCGGCCGCTTCGCCGCCGCGCCCAAGGACTCGGCCGACTACCGGCAGGGCTACCTCTGCGGCATGGTCAGGGGCGATGCCAGCCTCGGCAGCCATCCGAACTCCTACGGGAAGGTGCACCGATTCCGGTTGGCGTTGGCCGACGAGGAAGGGTTGGGTCGCACCGAACGGTTCCTCAGCGACGCGGGCATCAGGACGCAGCGTTTCTCCTTCGCCCCGGTCAGCGCGACCCGCCGGGCGATCACCGCCGTCCGCACCTCCCGGCAGCGCGACATCGACGCCATCGCCGAGCTGATCCGCTGGCCTGAGAAGCCGACCGACGACTGGCGACTCGGCTTCCTCGCCGGCATCTTCGACGCCGAGGGAAGCTGCAGCCGGGGCGTCTTCCGGATCAGCAACGGCGACGACGAGATCCTCGACCAGACGGCCGCGGCCCTGGACCGCTTCGGGTTCACCTGGGTGCTGGACGATCCCGGCCTGCCCAACCGCGTTCGGCAGATCCGGCTGACGGGTGGCCTGCCCGCGCGGCTGCGGTTCTTCCACATGACCGATCCGGCGATCACCCGCAAGCGGTCGATCGAGGGTGCGGCGCTGAAGTGTCAGGCGGCGCTGCGGGTGACGAGCATCGAGTCGCTCGGGCTGGAGCTGCCGTTGTGGGACATCACCACCGGCACCGGCGACTTCATCGCCAACGGGGTGGTCAGCCACAACTGCTTCGCCCGGAACACCCACACCTACCTCGACCTGGATGCCGGGGCGGACTTCGACCGGAAGGTGATCGTCAAGGTCAACGCCGGTGAGCTGGTCCGGCGCGAGCTGGCCGCCCCGCGCTGGCGCGGCGCGCACGTCGCGATGGGCACCAACGTGGACTGCTACCAGCGGGCCGAGGGGCGCTACCGGCTGATGCCGCCGATCATCGAGGCGCTGCGCGACTTTGCCAACCCGTTCTCGATCCTCACCAAGGGCACGCTGATCCTGCGGGACGTGCCGCTGCTGCGCCAGGCCGCCGAGGTGACCCGGGTCGGCCTCTCCTTCTCGGTGGGCTTCGTCGACGAGGAGCTGTGGCGCGCGGTCGAGCCGGGCACCCCGAGCCCGCGCCGGCGGCTGGACGCCGTCCGCCAGCTCACCGACGCCGGGTTCGAGGTGGGAGTCCTGATGGCGCCGATCCTGCCCGGGCTCAGCGACGACGACGGGTCGATCGAGGCCACCGTGGCGGCGGTCGCCGCCGCCGGGGCGATCAGCGTGACGCCGCTGGCCCTGCACCTGCGCCCCGGCGCCCGCGAGTGGTACGCGCACTGGCTGGCCGGGGCGTTCCCGCACCTGGTCCCCCGCTACCGCCAGCTCTACCGGGCGGGCGCGTACGCGCCGCAGGCGTACCAGCGGGAACTGACCGCGCGGGTGCGGATCGCGGCCCGCCGGCACGGGCTGCACCGCGCCGAGGTCGGCGACAACCGGCGGCCGCCCGAGCCGCCGCCGCCGGCCCCGGCCGAACAGCTGACCCTGCTCTAG
- a CDS encoding acyltransferase family protein, whose translation MLTASVGHPVERDVSGGGTAAPTTSRATVAPGGEGGHQPQRPRIRVLDGLRLLAALMVVSYHYFGFVSMPTAYGWLGVELFFLISGFVICMSSMGHTVGQFMTSRIVRLFPAYWFGVLLTSAVLLIWQVRKPPSLAEIAANLTMLQGGIGVRRIDGVYWTLWVELRFYLLFSAVVWFGVTYRRAVVFCVAWLFGAVLTMKTPGVANTVLVSEWAPYFIAGIAFFLIHRYGQTLLLWGLVGVCFLLSANHVVGLAVGWNKASGRADLPGWPAALVLALFFALMAAVALGWLRLDWKWLSVAGALTYPLYLIHQYIGGTVLAELADLPYLPLRLGLIVVMLVAAWCIHRFVERPAARLMRPALVRAIGALDRVDVPVAGPSRLRRPRQGQ comes from the coding sequence GTGCTGACCGCGAGCGTGGGCCATCCTGTCGAGCGGGACGTGTCTGGTGGCGGCACTGCCGCACCGACGACATCCCGGGCCACCGTGGCCCCCGGCGGGGAGGGCGGGCACCAGCCGCAGCGGCCCCGGATTCGGGTGCTCGACGGCCTGCGTCTCCTCGCCGCGCTCATGGTCGTGAGCTACCACTATTTCGGTTTCGTCTCCATGCCCACCGCGTACGGCTGGCTCGGGGTCGAGCTGTTCTTCCTGATCAGCGGCTTCGTGATCTGCATGAGCAGCATGGGCCACACGGTGGGGCAGTTCATGACCTCGCGGATCGTGCGGCTGTTTCCCGCGTACTGGTTCGGCGTGCTGCTGACCAGCGCCGTCCTGCTGATCTGGCAAGTCCGCAAGCCACCGTCCCTGGCTGAGATCGCCGCCAACCTGACCATGCTGCAGGGCGGGATTGGCGTACGGAGGATCGACGGCGTCTACTGGACGCTCTGGGTCGAGCTGCGGTTCTACCTGCTCTTCTCGGCCGTCGTGTGGTTCGGCGTGACCTACCGGCGGGCCGTGGTGTTCTGCGTCGCCTGGCTCTTCGGCGCCGTGCTCACGATGAAGACCCCGGGCGTCGCCAACACCGTCCTCGTCTCGGAGTGGGCGCCGTACTTCATCGCCGGTATCGCGTTCTTCCTGATCCACCGGTACGGCCAGACCCTGCTGTTGTGGGGCCTCGTCGGCGTCTGCTTCCTACTTTCGGCGAACCACGTCGTCGGGCTGGCCGTCGGCTGGAACAAGGCCTCCGGGCGCGCCGACCTGCCGGGCTGGCCAGCCGCCCTGGTGCTGGCCCTGTTCTTCGCGCTGATGGCGGCGGTGGCACTGGGCTGGCTGCGGTTGGACTGGAAGTGGCTCAGCGTGGCCGGGGCCCTCACGTATCCGCTCTACCTCATCCACCAGTACATCGGCGGGACGGTCCTCGCGGAGCTGGCCGACCTGCCGTATCTTCCGCTCCGGCTCGGCCTGATCGTGGTCATGCTGGTCGCGGCGTGGTGCATTCACCGCTTCGTGGAACGTCCGGCGGCACGGCTGATGCGCCCGGCCCTCGTGAGAGCGATCGGCGCGCTGGACAGAGTTGACGTACCGGTCGCGGGGCCGTCACGACTCCGGCGGCCACGTCAGGGGCAGTAA
- a CDS encoding CoA-binding protein yields the protein MRSAQQILADSAVIAVVGASRDPGKAAHSVPLQMQRYGWRIIPVNPTVDELFGEKAYPSLADIPHPVDLVDVFRPARDAVDVVRQAVAIGAPAVWLQLGIVSADARRIAEEAGIDYVEDRCLIVERAAAGLTRLG from the coding sequence GTGCGCTCAGCCCAGCAGATCCTCGCCGACTCCGCCGTGATCGCCGTCGTGGGCGCGTCCCGCGACCCGGGCAAGGCCGCGCACAGCGTGCCGTTGCAGATGCAGCGGTACGGCTGGCGGATCATCCCGGTGAACCCGACCGTGGACGAGCTCTTCGGCGAGAAGGCGTACCCGTCACTGGCCGACATCCCGCACCCGGTCGACCTGGTCGACGTGTTCCGCCCCGCCCGGGACGCGGTCGACGTGGTCCGGCAGGCGGTGGCGATCGGCGCCCCGGCGGTGTGGTTGCAGCTCGGGATCGTGTCGGCCGACGCGCGGCGGATCGCCGAGGAGGCCGGCATCGACTACGTCGAGGACCGGTGCCTCATCGTGGAACGGGCAGCCGCCGGGCTGACCCGGCTCGGCTGA
- a CDS encoding TetR/AcrR family transcriptional regulator: protein MPKRVDHRERRKLIADALMRVAAEHGLEAVSLRHVATEAGVSSGMVQHYFRTKDEMMTFALSVVHEHSEARVTRAVAALDDAPSPRTLLRTMLVELLPLDESRRADGRVALAFLAYTAVRPTVAAALHQETAGLLAFVAGQIRVAQAAGTADRHVDPDRAAVGLLAIMEGLGVYLLGGHYSPETALAALDAQLDLVLGSDEAGK from the coding sequence ATGCCGAAACGGGTCGACCACCGGGAGCGCCGCAAGCTGATCGCCGACGCGCTGATGCGGGTGGCCGCCGAACACGGGCTCGAAGCGGTCAGCCTGCGTCACGTGGCGACCGAGGCCGGCGTCTCCTCCGGGATGGTGCAGCACTACTTCCGCACCAAGGACGAGATGATGACCTTCGCGCTGTCGGTGGTCCACGAACACAGCGAGGCGCGGGTGACCCGGGCGGTCGCCGCGCTCGACGACGCCCCCTCCCCCCGTACGCTGCTGCGGACCATGCTGGTCGAGCTGCTGCCGCTCGACGAGTCGCGCCGGGCGGACGGGCGGGTGGCGCTGGCCTTCCTGGCCTACACGGCGGTCCGCCCGACCGTCGCCGCCGCGCTGCACCAGGAGACCGCCGGGCTGCTGGCCTTCGTCGCCGGGCAGATCCGCGTCGCGCAGGCGGCCGGGACGGCCGACCGGCACGTCGACCCGGACCGGGCCGCGGTCGGGCTGCTGGCGATCATGGAAGGGCTGGGGGTCTACCTGCTCGGCGGACACTATTCACCCGAGACCGCGCTCGCCGCGCTCGACGCCCAGCTGGACCTGGTCCTCGGCTCCGACGAAGCGGGGAAGTGA